One Anas platyrhynchos isolate ZD024472 breed Pekin duck chromosome 2, IASCAAS_PekinDuck_T2T, whole genome shotgun sequence DNA segment encodes these proteins:
- the MBOAT1 gene encoding lysophospholipid acyltransferase 1 — protein MAEVPAAPHRTTGSTLLHPLSALLGIPLDQINFVACQLFALLAAFWFRIYLGPSHASSAVRHAFATLFGIYFAVFCFGWYSIHLFVLVMMNYGIMNTASIPNIHRYSFVVAMGYLTLCHISRIYIFHYGILTTDFSGPLMIITQKITTLACQLHDGIGRQAEELTAEQNRLAVKTRPSLLEYLSYLLNFMSIIAGPCSNYKDYIAFIEGRHVHMKLLEVNWKQKGYDRLPDPSPTGAVMYKLCITLVSLVLFLTLTKNFPMAYIIDNEFLDKTPFLSRLGYLYVVTQAAKPKYYFAWTLADAVNNAAGYGFSGVDERGAFCWDLLSNLNIWNIETATSFKMYIENWNIQTAAWLKRVCYDRAPWYPTALTFILSALWHGIYPGYYFTFLTGILITLAARAIRSNCRHYFLSSVPLKIAYDVATWVVTQLAVCYTVAPFVMLAVEPTVKFYKSMYFHMHILSILVLLVLPIRPQARSVRKPQNEAIQNSVKSKDK, from the exons ATCAATTTTGTAGCCTGTCAACTGTTTGCCCTTTTGGCTGCCTTTTGGTTTCGTATTTACTTGGGTCCCAGTCATGCCAGCTCTGCTGTTCGCCATGCATTTGCCACCCTCTTTGGAATATACTTTGCTGTCTTCTGCTTTGGGTG GTATTCCATTCATCTTTTTGTCCTGGTGATGATGAACTATGGCATTATGAATACGGCGAGTATTCCCAACATCCACAG GTACTCCTTTGTCGTAGCTATGGGATACCTCACGTTGTGCCACATAAGCCGAATATACATATTCCACTATGGTATTCTCACTACAGATTTTTCCGG TCCACTGATGATAATTACACAGAAGATCACAACACTTGCATGCCAACTACATGACG GAATAGGGCGACAAGCTGAGGAACTCACTGCTGAGCAAAATCGGCTTGCTGTAAA GACAAGACCATCTTTACTGGAGTATTTAAGCTATCTTCTCAATTTTATGAGCATCATAGCTGGGCCTTGCAGCAATTATAAGGATTATATAGCCTTCATTGAAGGGAGACATGTGCATATGAAACTATTAGAAGTGAACTGGAAGCAGAAGGGTTATGACAGACTTCCTGATCCTTCTCCAACT GGAGCAGTGATGTACAAGCTGTGTATCACACTAGTATCTCTTGTTTTATTCTTGACACTTACCAAGAACTTTCCTATGGCATATATTATTGATAATGAATTTCTTGATAAAACACCCTTCTTATCAAGACTTGGTTACCTGTACGTTGTTACACAGGCAGCAAAACCAAAGTATTACTTTGCGTGGACGTTAG CAGATGCAGTCAACAATGCGGCTGGTTATGGATTCAGTGGAGTTGATGAGAGAGGTGCTTTCTGCTGGGACCTGTTGTCCAATTTGAATATCTGGAACATTGAG ACTGCaacaagttttaaaatgtacattGAAAACTGGAACATTCAGACAGCTGCCTGGCTAAAACG tGTTTGCTATGACAGAGCTCCTTGGTACCCTACAGCCTTAACATTTATCCTGTCGGCCCTGTGGCATGGTATCTATCCTGgatattattttacatttctcaCTGGAATCCTTATCACACTCGCAGCCAGAGCA ATAAGAAGCAATTGCAGACATTACTTCCTCTCATCGGTGCCTCTCAAGATAGCCTATGACGTTGCTACCTGGGTTGTCACTCAACTAGCAGTTTGCTATACAGTTGCACCCTTTGTAATGCTGGCTGTTGAGCCCACAGTTAAGTTTTACAA GTCCATGTATTTTCACATGCACATTCTAAGCATCCTGGTGTTGCTCGTGTTACCAATCAGACCTCAAGCCCGGTCCGTAAGAAAGCCTCAAAATGAGGCCATACAGAACTCTGttaaaagcaaagacaaatga